From a region of the Solanum stenotomum isolate F172 chromosome 2, ASM1918654v1, whole genome shotgun sequence genome:
- the LOC125857176 gene encoding myosin-binding protein 2 isoform X2 — protein MAANKFATMLHKNTNKITMILIYAILEWTLISLLLLNSFFSYMIIKFADYFGLKPPCPLCSRIDHLFEHEKTKAFCKDLLCEAHAIEISKLGFCLNHQKLVESQDMCEDCLSSRHDDDRGFMEDSRFELLNSCCSSCCDVKLERKFSNESCDLIKPCFDDLGDTQKGNLVIESTNDDLVKERSDFDEEKTDLDDIVLEKVMKDQGVQVCVIEDSSFEFSSQHLEFFVECSGHKLVPVELIDSTTEEDHCKNHETDENCEKNDQGEDELVVEINKIEEEDKFAVLDSMEMEEDENGFSFCVEECHSVKEFDEQFDVNTQFHQESARDNVQIEADNVQIEVESVREVNDSDVTPEEVSEILQIDEIEAEVSIGNEIPDMDLSDEIPCEVSLNCCTHEEHFTSSAHFHDIDHHGLKEDQDKLVELKLLSLEFDDDHVMNNESSISSKLDEIEEEKVPETPTSIDSFYQLHKKLLLLEKKDFGTESLDGSVVSELEGGDAVSSIEHLKSALKAERKALHALYTELEEERSASAVAANQTMAMINKLQEEKSAMQMEALQYQRMMEEQSEYDQEALQLLNELMVKREKEKQELEKELEVYRKRLSEYEAKEKAMRMLKRSKDGSVARSGLFSSASCSNGEDSEELSIDLNQEPKEDVNFYCHQECDDHDHKVQVDAFLELEESFVDFEEERMSILEQLKMLEEKLISMDDEDAKEFEDVRPMDDSYRENGDHTEEISRLDGEINEHANGFLSEMNGKLNINAKGKGLLPLFDAMSDENGDVMINGHENGFHSNGIDEENKKLDVEEELDLLHERLQALEADREFLKNCISSLKKGDKGMDLLHEILQHLRDLKNVDLRVRSSSNGLIL, from the exons ATGGCTGCTAACAAATTTGCAACCATGTTACACAAAAATACCAACAAGATCACAATGATCCTTATCTATGCAATCTTGGAATGGACTCTTATAAGTTTACTTCTCcttaactcttttttttcttatatgatCATTAAATTTGCTGACTATTTTGGCCTAAAGCCACCATGTCCATTGTGTTCAAGAATTGATCATTTGTTTGAACATGAAAAGACTAAAGCTTTTTGCAAAGATCTTCTTTGTGAAGCTCATGCTATAGAGATATCTAAACTGGGGTTCTGTTTAAATCATCAGAAATTGGTTGAATCACAAGATATGTGTGAGGATTGCTTGTCATCACGCCACGATGATGATCGTGGCTTTATGGAGGATTCAAGATTTGAATTGTTGAATagttgttgttcttcttgttgtGATGTGAAGTTGGAGAGGAAATTTTCAAATGAAAGTTGTGATTTGATTAAGCCTTGTTTTGATGATTTGGGAGATACCCAAAAAGGGAATTTGGTTATTGAGTCAACTAATGATGATTTGGTTAAAGAAAGATCAGattttgatgaagaaaaaactgatcttgatgatatagtTCTTGAAAAAGTAATGAAAGATCAAGGTGTTCAAGTTTGTGTAATTGAGGATTCATCTTTTGAGTTTTCTTCTCAGCATTTGGAGTTTTTTGTTGAGTGTAGTGGTCATAAGTTGGTTCCTGTTGAATTGATTGATTCAACAACTGAGGAAGATCATTGTAAAAACCATGAAACCGACGAAAATTGCGAAAAGAATGAtcaaggagaagatgaattGGTTGTTGAGATTAACAAGATTGAAGAGGAAGATAAGTTTGCAGTTCTTGATTCCATGGAGATGGAAGAAGATGAAAATGGTTTTAGTTTTTGTGTTGAAGAATGTCATTCAGTAAAGGAGTTTGATGAACAATTTGATGTTAATACTCAATTTCACCAAGAATCTGCTAGAGATAATGTTCAAATTGAGGCTGATAATGTTCAAATTGAGGTTGAAAGTGTAAGGGAAGTAAATGATTCAGATGTTACACCAG AAGAGGTTTCCGAAATACTacaaattgatgaaattgaggCAGAAGTGTCAATTGGAAATGAAATTCCTGATATGGATTTATCAGATGAAATTCCATGTGAAGTATCTCTTAATTGTTGTACACATGAAGAACATTTCACAAGTTCTGCTCATTTCCATGATATTGATCATCATG GTCTTAAAGAAGATCAAGACAAATTAGTAGAATTGAAATTGTTATCACTCGAGTTTGATGATGATCATGTGATGAACAACGAATCATCGATATCTTCAAAATTGGAtgagattgaagaagaaaaagttccaGAGACGCCAACTTCTATCGATAGCTTCTATCAGTTGCATAAGAAGTTACTACTCCTTGAGAAGAAAGATTTCGGAACTGAGTCTTTGGATGGGAGTGTGGTTAGTGAGTTAGAAGGTGGAGATGCAGTTTCATCAATCGAACATCTGAAATCAGCGTTAAAAGCTGAGAGAAAGGCTCTACACGCGTTGTATACAGAGTTAGAAGAAGAGAGGAGTGCTTCTGCTGTGGCTGCTAATCAAACAATGGCTATGATAAATAAGcttcaagaagaaaaatcagCAATGCAGATGGAAGCATTGCAATATCAGAGAATGATGGAAGAACAATCGGAGTATGATCAAGAAGCGTTGCAGCTCTTGAATGAGCTTATGGTAAAGAGGGAGAAGGAAAAGCAAGAGTTAGAGAAAGAATTGGAAGTATATAGAAAAAGGTTATCGGAATATGAAGCAAAAGAAAAGGCGATGAGGATGTTGAAGAGAAGCAAAGATGGAAGTGTTGCAAGAAGCGGATTGTTTTCATCTGCCTCTTGTAGCAACGGTGAGGACAGTGAGGAGTTGTCTATTGATTTGAATCAAGAACCAAAAGAGGATGTCAACTTTTATTGTCATCAAGAATGTGATGATCATGAtcataaagttcaagttgatgCTTTTCTAGAATTGGAAGAATCGTTTGTTGATTTCGAGGAAGAGAGGATGTCCATTCTTGAACAGCTAAAGATGTTGGAAGAAAAGCTTATATCTATGGATGATGAAGATGCAAAAGAATTTGAGGATGTTAGACCAATGGACGATTCATATAGAGAGAATGGAGATCATACAGAGGAAATTTCTCGTTTAGATGGAGAGATAAATGAACATGCCAATGGTTTTTTGAGTGAAATGAATGGGAAACTAAACATCAATGCAAAGGGAAAGGGACTTCTTCCACTTTTTGATGCAATGAGTGATGAAAACGGAGATGTTATGATCAATGGACATGAAAATGGCTTCCATTCCAATGGTATTGATGAGGAAAACAAGAAGCTAGATGTAGAAGAGGAGTTGGATCTTCTACATGAAAGGCTACAAGCTCTCGAGGCAGATAGGGAGTTCCTAAAGAACTGCATTAGCTCATTGAAGAAAGGCGATAAAGGGATGGATCTTCTTCATGAAATCTTACAGCATCTTCGTGATCTAAAGAACGTTGATCTTCGTGTAAGGAGCTCAAGTAATGGTCTCATATTATAG
- the LOC125857176 gene encoding myosin-binding protein 2 isoform X1 yields the protein MAANKFATMLHKNTNKITMILIYAILEWTLISLLLLNSFFSYMIIKFADYFGLKPPCPLCSRIDHLFEHEKTKAFCKDLLCEAHAIEISKLGFCLNHQKLVESQDMCEDCLSSRHDDDRGFMEDSRFELLNSCCSSCCDVKLERKFSNESCDLIKPCFDDLGDTQKGNLVIESTNDDLVKERSDFDEEKTDLDDIVLEKVMKDQGVQVCVIEDSSFEFSSQHLEFFVECSGHKLVPVELIDSTTEEDHCKNHETDENCEKNDQGEDELVVEINKIEEEDKFAVLDSMEMEEDENGFSFCVEECHSVKEFDEQFDVNTQFHQESARDNVQIEADNVQIEVESVREVNDSDVTPVSEEVSEILQIDEIEAEVSIGNEIPDMDLSDEIPCEVSLNCCTHEEHFTSSAHFHDIDHHGLKEDQDKLVELKLLSLEFDDDHVMNNESSISSKLDEIEEEKVPETPTSIDSFYQLHKKLLLLEKKDFGTESLDGSVVSELEGGDAVSSIEHLKSALKAERKALHALYTELEEERSASAVAANQTMAMINKLQEEKSAMQMEALQYQRMMEEQSEYDQEALQLLNELMVKREKEKQELEKELEVYRKRLSEYEAKEKAMRMLKRSKDGSVARSGLFSSASCSNGEDSEELSIDLNQEPKEDVNFYCHQECDDHDHKVQVDAFLELEESFVDFEEERMSILEQLKMLEEKLISMDDEDAKEFEDVRPMDDSYRENGDHTEEISRLDGEINEHANGFLSEMNGKLNINAKGKGLLPLFDAMSDENGDVMINGHENGFHSNGIDEENKKLDVEEELDLLHERLQALEADREFLKNCISSLKKGDKGMDLLHEILQHLRDLKNVDLRVRSSSNGLIL from the exons ATGGCTGCTAACAAATTTGCAACCATGTTACACAAAAATACCAACAAGATCACAATGATCCTTATCTATGCAATCTTGGAATGGACTCTTATAAGTTTACTTCTCcttaactcttttttttcttatatgatCATTAAATTTGCTGACTATTTTGGCCTAAAGCCACCATGTCCATTGTGTTCAAGAATTGATCATTTGTTTGAACATGAAAAGACTAAAGCTTTTTGCAAAGATCTTCTTTGTGAAGCTCATGCTATAGAGATATCTAAACTGGGGTTCTGTTTAAATCATCAGAAATTGGTTGAATCACAAGATATGTGTGAGGATTGCTTGTCATCACGCCACGATGATGATCGTGGCTTTATGGAGGATTCAAGATTTGAATTGTTGAATagttgttgttcttcttgttgtGATGTGAAGTTGGAGAGGAAATTTTCAAATGAAAGTTGTGATTTGATTAAGCCTTGTTTTGATGATTTGGGAGATACCCAAAAAGGGAATTTGGTTATTGAGTCAACTAATGATGATTTGGTTAAAGAAAGATCAGattttgatgaagaaaaaactgatcttgatgatatagtTCTTGAAAAAGTAATGAAAGATCAAGGTGTTCAAGTTTGTGTAATTGAGGATTCATCTTTTGAGTTTTCTTCTCAGCATTTGGAGTTTTTTGTTGAGTGTAGTGGTCATAAGTTGGTTCCTGTTGAATTGATTGATTCAACAACTGAGGAAGATCATTGTAAAAACCATGAAACCGACGAAAATTGCGAAAAGAATGAtcaaggagaagatgaattGGTTGTTGAGATTAACAAGATTGAAGAGGAAGATAAGTTTGCAGTTCTTGATTCCATGGAGATGGAAGAAGATGAAAATGGTTTTAGTTTTTGTGTTGAAGAATGTCATTCAGTAAAGGAGTTTGATGAACAATTTGATGTTAATACTCAATTTCACCAAGAATCTGCTAGAGATAATGTTCAAATTGAGGCTGATAATGTTCAAATTGAGGTTGAAAGTGTAAGGGAAGTAAATGATTCAGATGTTACACCAG TATCAGAAGAGGTTTCCGAAATACTacaaattgatgaaattgaggCAGAAGTGTCAATTGGAAATGAAATTCCTGATATGGATTTATCAGATGAAATTCCATGTGAAGTATCTCTTAATTGTTGTACACATGAAGAACATTTCACAAGTTCTGCTCATTTCCATGATATTGATCATCATG GTCTTAAAGAAGATCAAGACAAATTAGTAGAATTGAAATTGTTATCACTCGAGTTTGATGATGATCATGTGATGAACAACGAATCATCGATATCTTCAAAATTGGAtgagattgaagaagaaaaagttccaGAGACGCCAACTTCTATCGATAGCTTCTATCAGTTGCATAAGAAGTTACTACTCCTTGAGAAGAAAGATTTCGGAACTGAGTCTTTGGATGGGAGTGTGGTTAGTGAGTTAGAAGGTGGAGATGCAGTTTCATCAATCGAACATCTGAAATCAGCGTTAAAAGCTGAGAGAAAGGCTCTACACGCGTTGTATACAGAGTTAGAAGAAGAGAGGAGTGCTTCTGCTGTGGCTGCTAATCAAACAATGGCTATGATAAATAAGcttcaagaagaaaaatcagCAATGCAGATGGAAGCATTGCAATATCAGAGAATGATGGAAGAACAATCGGAGTATGATCAAGAAGCGTTGCAGCTCTTGAATGAGCTTATGGTAAAGAGGGAGAAGGAAAAGCAAGAGTTAGAGAAAGAATTGGAAGTATATAGAAAAAGGTTATCGGAATATGAAGCAAAAGAAAAGGCGATGAGGATGTTGAAGAGAAGCAAAGATGGAAGTGTTGCAAGAAGCGGATTGTTTTCATCTGCCTCTTGTAGCAACGGTGAGGACAGTGAGGAGTTGTCTATTGATTTGAATCAAGAACCAAAAGAGGATGTCAACTTTTATTGTCATCAAGAATGTGATGATCATGAtcataaagttcaagttgatgCTTTTCTAGAATTGGAAGAATCGTTTGTTGATTTCGAGGAAGAGAGGATGTCCATTCTTGAACAGCTAAAGATGTTGGAAGAAAAGCTTATATCTATGGATGATGAAGATGCAAAAGAATTTGAGGATGTTAGACCAATGGACGATTCATATAGAGAGAATGGAGATCATACAGAGGAAATTTCTCGTTTAGATGGAGAGATAAATGAACATGCCAATGGTTTTTTGAGTGAAATGAATGGGAAACTAAACATCAATGCAAAGGGAAAGGGACTTCTTCCACTTTTTGATGCAATGAGTGATGAAAACGGAGATGTTATGATCAATGGACATGAAAATGGCTTCCATTCCAATGGTATTGATGAGGAAAACAAGAAGCTAGATGTAGAAGAGGAGTTGGATCTTCTACATGAAAGGCTACAAGCTCTCGAGGCAGATAGGGAGTTCCTAAAGAACTGCATTAGCTCATTGAAGAAAGGCGATAAAGGGATGGATCTTCTTCATGAAATCTTACAGCATCTTCGTGATCTAAAGAACGTTGATCTTCGTGTAAGGAGCTCAAGTAATGGTCTCATATTATAG
- the LOC125857176 gene encoding myosin-binding protein 2 isoform X3, which produces MAANKFATMLHKNTNKITMILIYAILEWTLISLLLLNSFFSYMIIKFADYFGLKPPCPLCSRIDHLFEHEKTKAFCKDLLCEAHAIEISKLGFCLNHQKLVESQDMCEDCLSSRHDDDRGFMEDSRFELLNSCCSSCCDVKLERKFSNESCDLIKPCFDDLGDTQKGNLVIESTNDDLVKERSDFDEEKTDLDDIVLEKVMKDQGVQVCVIEDSSFEFSSQHLEFFVECSGHKLVPVELIDSTTEEDHCKNHETDENCEKNDQGEDELVVEINKIEEEDKFAVLDSMEMEEDENGFSFCVEECHSVKEFDEQFDVNTQFHQESARDNVQIEADNVQIEVESVREVNDSDVTPVSEEVSEILQIDEIEAEVSIGNEIPDMDLSDEIPCEVSLNCCTHEEHFTSSAHFHDIDHHEDQDKLVELKLLSLEFDDDHVMNNESSISSKLDEIEEEKVPETPTSIDSFYQLHKKLLLLEKKDFGTESLDGSVVSELEGGDAVSSIEHLKSALKAERKALHALYTELEEERSASAVAANQTMAMINKLQEEKSAMQMEALQYQRMMEEQSEYDQEALQLLNELMVKREKEKQELEKELEVYRKRLSEYEAKEKAMRMLKRSKDGSVARSGLFSSASCSNGEDSEELSIDLNQEPKEDVNFYCHQECDDHDHKVQVDAFLELEESFVDFEEERMSILEQLKMLEEKLISMDDEDAKEFEDVRPMDDSYRENGDHTEEISRLDGEINEHANGFLSEMNGKLNINAKGKGLLPLFDAMSDENGDVMINGHENGFHSNGIDEENKKLDVEEELDLLHERLQALEADREFLKNCISSLKKGDKGMDLLHEILQHLRDLKNVDLRVRSSSNGLIL; this is translated from the exons ATGGCTGCTAACAAATTTGCAACCATGTTACACAAAAATACCAACAAGATCACAATGATCCTTATCTATGCAATCTTGGAATGGACTCTTATAAGTTTACTTCTCcttaactcttttttttcttatatgatCATTAAATTTGCTGACTATTTTGGCCTAAAGCCACCATGTCCATTGTGTTCAAGAATTGATCATTTGTTTGAACATGAAAAGACTAAAGCTTTTTGCAAAGATCTTCTTTGTGAAGCTCATGCTATAGAGATATCTAAACTGGGGTTCTGTTTAAATCATCAGAAATTGGTTGAATCACAAGATATGTGTGAGGATTGCTTGTCATCACGCCACGATGATGATCGTGGCTTTATGGAGGATTCAAGATTTGAATTGTTGAATagttgttgttcttcttgttgtGATGTGAAGTTGGAGAGGAAATTTTCAAATGAAAGTTGTGATTTGATTAAGCCTTGTTTTGATGATTTGGGAGATACCCAAAAAGGGAATTTGGTTATTGAGTCAACTAATGATGATTTGGTTAAAGAAAGATCAGattttgatgaagaaaaaactgatcttgatgatatagtTCTTGAAAAAGTAATGAAAGATCAAGGTGTTCAAGTTTGTGTAATTGAGGATTCATCTTTTGAGTTTTCTTCTCAGCATTTGGAGTTTTTTGTTGAGTGTAGTGGTCATAAGTTGGTTCCTGTTGAATTGATTGATTCAACAACTGAGGAAGATCATTGTAAAAACCATGAAACCGACGAAAATTGCGAAAAGAATGAtcaaggagaagatgaattGGTTGTTGAGATTAACAAGATTGAAGAGGAAGATAAGTTTGCAGTTCTTGATTCCATGGAGATGGAAGAAGATGAAAATGGTTTTAGTTTTTGTGTTGAAGAATGTCATTCAGTAAAGGAGTTTGATGAACAATTTGATGTTAATACTCAATTTCACCAAGAATCTGCTAGAGATAATGTTCAAATTGAGGCTGATAATGTTCAAATTGAGGTTGAAAGTGTAAGGGAAGTAAATGATTCAGATGTTACACCAG TATCAGAAGAGGTTTCCGAAATACTacaaattgatgaaattgaggCAGAAGTGTCAATTGGAAATGAAATTCCTGATATGGATTTATCAGATGAAATTCCATGTGAAGTATCTCTTAATTGTTGTACACATGAAGAACATTTCACAAGTTCTGCTCATTTCCATGATATTGATCATCATG AAGATCAAGACAAATTAGTAGAATTGAAATTGTTATCACTCGAGTTTGATGATGATCATGTGATGAACAACGAATCATCGATATCTTCAAAATTGGAtgagattgaagaagaaaaagttccaGAGACGCCAACTTCTATCGATAGCTTCTATCAGTTGCATAAGAAGTTACTACTCCTTGAGAAGAAAGATTTCGGAACTGAGTCTTTGGATGGGAGTGTGGTTAGTGAGTTAGAAGGTGGAGATGCAGTTTCATCAATCGAACATCTGAAATCAGCGTTAAAAGCTGAGAGAAAGGCTCTACACGCGTTGTATACAGAGTTAGAAGAAGAGAGGAGTGCTTCTGCTGTGGCTGCTAATCAAACAATGGCTATGATAAATAAGcttcaagaagaaaaatcagCAATGCAGATGGAAGCATTGCAATATCAGAGAATGATGGAAGAACAATCGGAGTATGATCAAGAAGCGTTGCAGCTCTTGAATGAGCTTATGGTAAAGAGGGAGAAGGAAAAGCAAGAGTTAGAGAAAGAATTGGAAGTATATAGAAAAAGGTTATCGGAATATGAAGCAAAAGAAAAGGCGATGAGGATGTTGAAGAGAAGCAAAGATGGAAGTGTTGCAAGAAGCGGATTGTTTTCATCTGCCTCTTGTAGCAACGGTGAGGACAGTGAGGAGTTGTCTATTGATTTGAATCAAGAACCAAAAGAGGATGTCAACTTTTATTGTCATCAAGAATGTGATGATCATGAtcataaagttcaagttgatgCTTTTCTAGAATTGGAAGAATCGTTTGTTGATTTCGAGGAAGAGAGGATGTCCATTCTTGAACAGCTAAAGATGTTGGAAGAAAAGCTTATATCTATGGATGATGAAGATGCAAAAGAATTTGAGGATGTTAGACCAATGGACGATTCATATAGAGAGAATGGAGATCATACAGAGGAAATTTCTCGTTTAGATGGAGAGATAAATGAACATGCCAATGGTTTTTTGAGTGAAATGAATGGGAAACTAAACATCAATGCAAAGGGAAAGGGACTTCTTCCACTTTTTGATGCAATGAGTGATGAAAACGGAGATGTTATGATCAATGGACATGAAAATGGCTTCCATTCCAATGGTATTGATGAGGAAAACAAGAAGCTAGATGTAGAAGAGGAGTTGGATCTTCTACATGAAAGGCTACAAGCTCTCGAGGCAGATAGGGAGTTCCTAAAGAACTGCATTAGCTCATTGAAGAAAGGCGATAAAGGGATGGATCTTCTTCATGAAATCTTACAGCATCTTCGTGATCTAAAGAACGTTGATCTTCGTGTAAGGAGCTCAAGTAATGGTCTCATATTATAG
- the LOC125857176 gene encoding myosin-binding protein 2 isoform X4 yields the protein MAANKFATMLHKNTNKITMILIYAILEWTLISLLLLNSFFSYMIIKFADYFGLKPPCPLCSRIDHLFEHEKTKAFCKDLLCEAHAIEISKLGFCLNHQKLVESQDMCEDCLSSRHDDDRGFMEDSRFELLNSCCSSCCDVKLERKFSNESCDLIKPCFDDLGDTQKGNLVIESTNDDLVKERSDFDEEKTDLDDIVLEKVMKDQGVQVCVIEDSSFEFSSQHLEFFVECSGHKLVPVELIDSTTEEDHCKNHETDENCEKNDQGEDELVVEINKIEEEDKFAVLDSMEMEEDENGFSFCVEECHSVKEFDEQFDVNTQFHQESARDNVQIEADNVQIEVESVREVNDSDVTPEEVSEILQIDEIEAEVSIGNEIPDMDLSDEIPCEVSLNCCTHEEHFTSSAHFHDIDHHEDQDKLVELKLLSLEFDDDHVMNNESSISSKLDEIEEEKVPETPTSIDSFYQLHKKLLLLEKKDFGTESLDGSVVSELEGGDAVSSIEHLKSALKAERKALHALYTELEEERSASAVAANQTMAMINKLQEEKSAMQMEALQYQRMMEEQSEYDQEALQLLNELMVKREKEKQELEKELEVYRKRLSEYEAKEKAMRMLKRSKDGSVARSGLFSSASCSNGEDSEELSIDLNQEPKEDVNFYCHQECDDHDHKVQVDAFLELEESFVDFEEERMSILEQLKMLEEKLISMDDEDAKEFEDVRPMDDSYRENGDHTEEISRLDGEINEHANGFLSEMNGKLNINAKGKGLLPLFDAMSDENGDVMINGHENGFHSNGIDEENKKLDVEEELDLLHERLQALEADREFLKNCISSLKKGDKGMDLLHEILQHLRDLKNVDLRVRSSSNGLIL from the exons ATGGCTGCTAACAAATTTGCAACCATGTTACACAAAAATACCAACAAGATCACAATGATCCTTATCTATGCAATCTTGGAATGGACTCTTATAAGTTTACTTCTCcttaactcttttttttcttatatgatCATTAAATTTGCTGACTATTTTGGCCTAAAGCCACCATGTCCATTGTGTTCAAGAATTGATCATTTGTTTGAACATGAAAAGACTAAAGCTTTTTGCAAAGATCTTCTTTGTGAAGCTCATGCTATAGAGATATCTAAACTGGGGTTCTGTTTAAATCATCAGAAATTGGTTGAATCACAAGATATGTGTGAGGATTGCTTGTCATCACGCCACGATGATGATCGTGGCTTTATGGAGGATTCAAGATTTGAATTGTTGAATagttgttgttcttcttgttgtGATGTGAAGTTGGAGAGGAAATTTTCAAATGAAAGTTGTGATTTGATTAAGCCTTGTTTTGATGATTTGGGAGATACCCAAAAAGGGAATTTGGTTATTGAGTCAACTAATGATGATTTGGTTAAAGAAAGATCAGattttgatgaagaaaaaactgatcttgatgatatagtTCTTGAAAAAGTAATGAAAGATCAAGGTGTTCAAGTTTGTGTAATTGAGGATTCATCTTTTGAGTTTTCTTCTCAGCATTTGGAGTTTTTTGTTGAGTGTAGTGGTCATAAGTTGGTTCCTGTTGAATTGATTGATTCAACAACTGAGGAAGATCATTGTAAAAACCATGAAACCGACGAAAATTGCGAAAAGAATGAtcaaggagaagatgaattGGTTGTTGAGATTAACAAGATTGAAGAGGAAGATAAGTTTGCAGTTCTTGATTCCATGGAGATGGAAGAAGATGAAAATGGTTTTAGTTTTTGTGTTGAAGAATGTCATTCAGTAAAGGAGTTTGATGAACAATTTGATGTTAATACTCAATTTCACCAAGAATCTGCTAGAGATAATGTTCAAATTGAGGCTGATAATGTTCAAATTGAGGTTGAAAGTGTAAGGGAAGTAAATGATTCAGATGTTACACCAG AAGAGGTTTCCGAAATACTacaaattgatgaaattgaggCAGAAGTGTCAATTGGAAATGAAATTCCTGATATGGATTTATCAGATGAAATTCCATGTGAAGTATCTCTTAATTGTTGTACACATGAAGAACATTTCACAAGTTCTGCTCATTTCCATGATATTGATCATCATG AAGATCAAGACAAATTAGTAGAATTGAAATTGTTATCACTCGAGTTTGATGATGATCATGTGATGAACAACGAATCATCGATATCTTCAAAATTGGAtgagattgaagaagaaaaagttccaGAGACGCCAACTTCTATCGATAGCTTCTATCAGTTGCATAAGAAGTTACTACTCCTTGAGAAGAAAGATTTCGGAACTGAGTCTTTGGATGGGAGTGTGGTTAGTGAGTTAGAAGGTGGAGATGCAGTTTCATCAATCGAACATCTGAAATCAGCGTTAAAAGCTGAGAGAAAGGCTCTACACGCGTTGTATACAGAGTTAGAAGAAGAGAGGAGTGCTTCTGCTGTGGCTGCTAATCAAACAATGGCTATGATAAATAAGcttcaagaagaaaaatcagCAATGCAGATGGAAGCATTGCAATATCAGAGAATGATGGAAGAACAATCGGAGTATGATCAAGAAGCGTTGCAGCTCTTGAATGAGCTTATGGTAAAGAGGGAGAAGGAAAAGCAAGAGTTAGAGAAAGAATTGGAAGTATATAGAAAAAGGTTATCGGAATATGAAGCAAAAGAAAAGGCGATGAGGATGTTGAAGAGAAGCAAAGATGGAAGTGTTGCAAGAAGCGGATTGTTTTCATCTGCCTCTTGTAGCAACGGTGAGGACAGTGAGGAGTTGTCTATTGATTTGAATCAAGAACCAAAAGAGGATGTCAACTTTTATTGTCATCAAGAATGTGATGATCATGAtcataaagttcaagttgatgCTTTTCTAGAATTGGAAGAATCGTTTGTTGATTTCGAGGAAGAGAGGATGTCCATTCTTGAACAGCTAAAGATGTTGGAAGAAAAGCTTATATCTATGGATGATGAAGATGCAAAAGAATTTGAGGATGTTAGACCAATGGACGATTCATATAGAGAGAATGGAGATCATACAGAGGAAATTTCTCGTTTAGATGGAGAGATAAATGAACATGCCAATGGTTTTTTGAGTGAAATGAATGGGAAACTAAACATCAATGCAAAGGGAAAGGGACTTCTTCCACTTTTTGATGCAATGAGTGATGAAAACGGAGATGTTATGATCAATGGACATGAAAATGGCTTCCATTCCAATGGTATTGATGAGGAAAACAAGAAGCTAGATGTAGAAGAGGAGTTGGATCTTCTACATGAAAGGCTACAAGCTCTCGAGGCAGATAGGGAGTTCCTAAAGAACTGCATTAGCTCATTGAAGAAAGGCGATAAAGGGATGGATCTTCTTCATGAAATCTTACAGCATCTTCGTGATCTAAAGAACGTTGATCTTCGTGTAAGGAGCTCAAGTAATGGTCTCATATTATAG